In Sphingomonas sp. PAMC26645, one DNA window encodes the following:
- a CDS encoding sterol desaturase family protein, with protein sequence MQKLLLSYVQPVMVAAVLLFWAFGPADWIANPWSIVVATLTTTALIQALEWVNERHSSWRLTRREFFTDVFYVVLSYTVIAWATKTFADEPMMAAKRAFGIATPWAMHLPFVVQVALVVVLIEFGQYWLHRLMHNQSFFWSTHAPHHHLTQLNAMKGAVGNPIELFLISLSVIALLDLPQAAIFCAFNILAVVSTFAHANTRFDPPRWYAFAFTTIQNHSLHHSVTYEDTRCNYGNSLILLDRIFGTYRSGEAELVGQDERRRLTIPEQFLFPARPLIDRIKTRQPEPDTEAAA encoded by the coding sequence ATGCAGAAACTGCTTCTGAGCTACGTGCAGCCGGTGATGGTCGCGGCCGTCCTGCTGTTCTGGGCGTTCGGCCCGGCGGACTGGATCGCCAACCCCTGGTCGATCGTGGTCGCGACGCTGACGACGACCGCGCTGATCCAGGCGCTCGAATGGGTCAACGAGCGGCATTCGAGCTGGCGCCTGACGAGGCGCGAGTTCTTCACGGACGTCTTCTACGTCGTGCTCAGCTACACGGTGATCGCTTGGGCGACGAAGACCTTCGCCGACGAGCCGATGATGGCTGCCAAACGCGCGTTCGGCATCGCGACGCCATGGGCGATGCACCTGCCGTTCGTGGTGCAGGTCGCACTGGTCGTCGTGCTGATCGAGTTCGGCCAATATTGGCTGCACCGCCTGATGCACAACCAGTCGTTCTTCTGGTCGACGCATGCGCCGCATCATCACCTGACGCAGCTCAACGCGATGAAGGGCGCGGTCGGCAATCCGATCGAGCTGTTCCTGATCAGCCTCAGCGTGATCGCGTTGCTCGATCTTCCGCAGGCCGCGATCTTCTGTGCGTTCAACATCCTCGCGGTGGTCTCGACCTTCGCGCACGCCAACACGCGGTTCGACCCACCACGCTGGTACGCGTTCGCGTTCACCACGATCCAGAATCACAGCCTTCACCATTCGGTGACCTACGAGGACACGCGCTGCAATTACGGCAATTCGCTGATCCTGCTCGATCGCATCTTCGGCACGTACCGCAGCGGCGAAGCCGAACTGGTGGGCCAGGACGAGCGCCGACGGCTGACGATCCCGGAACAGTTCCTGTTTCCGGCACGCCCGCTGATCGACAGGATCAAGACGCGGCAGCCTGAGCCCGACACAGAAGCGGCAGCGTGA
- the atzF gene encoding allophanate hydrolase has protein sequence MDVAFQVGDIAAAVTSGRTDAVSVARAALARIDAYAAIQPAVWITRIVDDDVLEYARRVDARIAAGEVLPLAGVPFAIKDNIDLAGVPTTAACPDFAYTPTVSAEVVERLIAAGAIPMGKTNLDQFATGLNGTRSPYGAPACVFNRAYVSGGSSSGSAVAVAAGLVAFALGTDTAGSGRVPAAFNGLIGMKPTKGRWSTTGLVPACRTLDCITVLAHTITDARAVDEVVTGFDRTDTYSRPREDRPVATRRIGVPAPDQRIFLGDSTAARLYEQALATLAAEGAELVEVDMAPLREAAMLLYGGPWVAERTAAALPLLDTRPEAIDPTVRTIMESGRSVSGVDVFEGQYRLAALQRIADAMWQDIDLLALPTTPTIYRIAEMRAAPIALNSNLGLYTNFVNLLDMAALAIPAGWRDNGTGFGITLIASAWTDQGLLDAGEAYLAAAALPPPPPLNIEDSMETVKLAVVGAHLEGMPLHWQLTSREARLISATTTAPTYRLYAMANSTPPKPALIHVGEEDGAAIAVEVYELDVAAFGSFVVEVLAPLAIGSVTLADGSTVKGFVAEPRAIVGAEDITALGGWRAYIATLPRPGGS, from the coding sequence ATGGACGTCGCCTTCCAGGTCGGTGATATCGCCGCCGCGGTTACGTCTGGGCGTACCGATGCGGTCAGCGTCGCCCGAGCCGCGCTGGCACGTATCGACGCCTATGCGGCGATCCAGCCCGCGGTGTGGATCACGCGCATCGTCGATGACGATGTCCTGGAGTACGCACGCCGCGTCGACGCACGGATCGCCGCGGGGGAAGTACTGCCGCTTGCCGGGGTGCCGTTCGCGATCAAGGACAATATCGACTTGGCGGGCGTACCGACCACCGCCGCCTGCCCCGACTTCGCCTACACGCCGACGGTCTCGGCCGAGGTGGTCGAACGCCTGATCGCGGCCGGCGCGATTCCGATGGGCAAGACCAACCTCGACCAGTTCGCGACCGGCCTTAACGGCACCCGCAGCCCCTACGGCGCACCCGCATGCGTATTCAACCGCGCCTATGTCAGTGGCGGATCGAGTTCCGGCTCGGCAGTGGCGGTCGCGGCCGGACTGGTAGCGTTCGCGCTCGGCACCGACACCGCCGGATCGGGTCGCGTCCCCGCCGCGTTCAACGGCCTGATCGGCATGAAGCCTACCAAAGGCCGCTGGAGCACCACCGGGCTGGTGCCGGCGTGTCGCACGCTCGACTGCATCACCGTGCTGGCTCACACCATCACCGACGCGCGCGCGGTCGACGAGGTAGTCACCGGCTTCGACCGCACCGACACCTATTCCCGCCCACGCGAGGACCGTCCCGTCGCCACGCGCCGTATCGGCGTACCAGCGCCCGACCAGCGTATCTTCCTCGGCGACTCCACCGCCGCCCGCCTGTACGAACAGGCACTGGCGACACTCGCCGCGGAGGGCGCCGAACTGGTCGAGGTGGACATGGCGCCCCTGCGCGAGGCGGCGATGCTGCTCTACGGCGGCCCCTGGGTGGCGGAACGCACCGCCGCAGCCCTGCCTCTGTTGGATACACGCCCCGAAGCGATCGACCCGACCGTGCGCACGATCATGGAATCCGGACGTTCCGTCAGCGGCGTAGACGTCTTCGAGGGTCAGTATCGGCTCGCCGCGCTTCAGCGGATCGCGGACGCGATGTGGCAGGATATCGACCTGCTCGCGCTGCCGACCACGCCGACGATCTACCGGATCGCCGAGATGCGTGCGGCACCGATCGCGCTTAACAGCAACCTCGGTCTCTACACCAATTTCGTCAACCTGCTCGACATGGCCGCGCTCGCCATTCCCGCTGGCTGGCGCGACAACGGCACCGGCTTCGGCATCACGCTGATCGCATCCGCCTGGACCGACCAGGGCCTGCTCGACGCCGGCGAGGCCTATCTCGCCGCCGCCGCGCTTCCCCCACCCCCGCCCCTGAACATCGAGGATAGTATGGAAACCGTGAAACTCGCCGTCGTCGGCGCGCATCTCGAAGGCATGCCGCTCCACTGGCAGCTGACATCCCGCGAGGCGCGGCTGATCAGTGCCACCACCACCGCGCCAACCTATCGACTGTACGCGATGGCCAATTCCACACCGCCCAAGCCTGCGCTGATCCACGTCGGCGAAGAGGACGGCGCCGCGATCGCGGTGGAAGTTTACGAGCTCGACGTTGCCGCATTCGGCAGCTTCGTCGTGGAGGTCCTGGCGCCTCTTGCGATCGGCTCGGTGACGCTCGCCGACGGATCGACCGTCAAGGGCTTCGTCGCCGAGCCGCGCGCGATCGTCGGCGCGGAGGACATCACCGCGCTCGGCGGCTGGCGCGCCTATATCGCCACGCTGCCGCGTCCAGGCGGGTCATGA
- a CDS encoding urea amidolyase associated protein UAAP2, with protein MTIAPLPGTIRHDQIVPARAPWMHRVAAGETLRIVDLEGNQAVDFLMYAAADDSERYSAQDTIAAQRNLFLREGAVLLSNEGRAMMTITGTSVAYHDTIGGACSCESNTLRYGHHTKAQHSCVDNFLDANIRAGRGKRDMVSNINFFMNVPVEADGTLGIVDGISAPGLTVDLRADMDVIVVVSNCPQVNNPCNGFNPTPVRMQVSA; from the coding sequence ATGACCATTGCCCCCCTCCCCGGTACCATCCGCCACGACCAAATCGTCCCCGCCCGCGCACCGTGGATGCACCGCGTCGCCGCTGGTGAAACGCTGCGCATCGTCGATCTCGAAGGCAATCAGGCGGTCGATTTCCTGATGTATGCCGCCGCCGACGATTCCGAGCGATACAGCGCGCAGGACACGATCGCGGCGCAGCGCAACCTGTTCCTGCGCGAGGGCGCGGTACTGTTGTCGAACGAAGGTCGCGCGATGATGACCATCACCGGGACCAGCGTCGCCTATCACGACACGATCGGCGGCGCCTGCTCGTGCGAGTCCAACACCTTGCGCTACGGCCACCATACCAAGGCCCAGCATAGCTGCGTCGACAATTTCCTCGACGCCAATATCCGCGCCGGCCGCGGCAAGCGCGACATGGTGTCGAACATCAACTTTTTCATGAACGTGCCGGTCGAGGCTGACGGCACGCTCGGCATCGTCGACGGCATTTCCGCGCCCGGGCTGACCGTCGACCTGCGCGCCGACATGGACGTCATCGTGGTCGTGTCCAACTGCCCCCAGGTCAACAATCCCTGCAACGGCTTCAACCCGACGCCTGTGCGCATGCAGGTTTCGGCGTGA
- a CDS encoding sulfotransferase, translating into MDRTADTATRASAIRAALARGDNEGALAAATRWRTEAPDAAEANFLAGISTAALGKVRIAIDLIETAVTLDGCGEYQAQLARLYTLVRRDADAASSLAAAELSPPTDALGRDTMGCVYARLGDHAASLPHFAEAVRRAPANTAFRYNQAAALSFLGRQDEAEQALEGLLALAPEDARAHHLLAGLRRQTPDRNHIDRLSTVREATRTPRDRLLLGYALAKEIDDLADPHAAFTILAETNVEHRATMPYRFADDAANFDAVEACWPTIAKARVANPSPASPFFIVGMPRTGTTLVDRILSSHPDVESAGELQAMPLAVKAAAGTRSRTVLDPETIRAAASADLGAIGRDYIARAASHASGTKPHVIDKFPGNFLYVGIIARALPNATIVCLRRNPMDTIIANFRNLFAVGSRYYDYSYDLLDIAAYYQRFDCMMALWREALPGRVFELQYETLVDNQREQTARLLAHCGLDWSDSCLDFHTNAAPVSTPSAAQVRRPLYRDSIDRWRLHADALAPARDFLERHGITVD; encoded by the coding sequence ATGGATCGAACCGCAGACACGGCCACCCGCGCCTCCGCTATCCGGGCGGCGCTCGCACGTGGCGACAACGAGGGCGCGCTTGCCGCTGCGACCCGCTGGCGCACGGAAGCGCCGGATGCAGCCGAGGCGAATTTCCTCGCCGGGATCAGCACGGCCGCGCTCGGCAAGGTGCGCATCGCGATAGACCTGATCGAAACGGCCGTCACGCTCGACGGGTGCGGCGAATATCAGGCGCAACTCGCACGTCTCTACACGCTCGTGCGGCGGGATGCGGACGCCGCATCGTCGCTCGCCGCCGCCGAGCTGTCACCGCCGACCGACGCGCTCGGGCGCGACACGATGGGCTGCGTGTACGCACGGCTGGGCGATCACGCCGCCTCGCTTCCCCACTTCGCCGAAGCCGTGCGACGAGCGCCTGCCAACACCGCGTTCCGCTACAACCAGGCCGCCGCGCTGAGCTTCCTCGGGCGGCAGGACGAAGCGGAACAGGCGCTGGAAGGCCTGCTCGCCTTGGCCCCGGAGGACGCCCGCGCGCACCATCTGCTGGCCGGGTTGCGCCGCCAGACACCGGATCGCAACCATATCGACCGGCTCTCGACCGTACGAGAGGCTACGCGGACACCGCGGGACCGCCTGCTGCTCGGTTACGCGCTCGCCAAGGAGATCGACGACCTCGCCGATCCGCACGCCGCGTTCACCATCCTCGCCGAGACCAATGTCGAGCATCGCGCAACCATGCCGTATCGCTTCGCCGACGATGCCGCCAATTTCGATGCGGTCGAGGCGTGCTGGCCGACGATCGCGAAGGCCCGGGTCGCGAACCCATCACCCGCATCGCCGTTTTTCATCGTCGGCATGCCGCGCACGGGCACAACGCTGGTCGACCGCATCCTGTCGTCGCACCCAGACGTCGAGAGCGCCGGCGAACTCCAGGCGATGCCGCTCGCGGTAAAAGCCGCGGCGGGAACGCGCAGCCGAACCGTGCTCGATCCCGAGACGATCCGCGCCGCCGCCAGCGCAGACCTCGGCGCGATCGGTCGAGACTATATCGCTCGCGCCGCGTCCCACGCTTCCGGTACGAAACCGCATGTCATCGACAAATTCCCGGGCAATTTCCTGTATGTCGGCATCATCGCCCGCGCCCTGCCCAACGCGACGATCGTCTGCCTCCGCCGCAACCCGATGGACACGATCATCGCCAACTTCCGCAACCTGTTCGCGGTCGGATCGCGCTATTACGACTATAGCTACGACCTGCTCGACATCGCCGCCTATTACCAACGCTTCGACTGCATGATGGCGCTGTGGCGCGAGGCGCTGCCCGGCCGCGTGTTCGAACTCCAGTACGAGACGCTCGTCGACAACCAGCGCGAGCAGACCGCCCGCCTGCTCGCGCATTGCGGACTCGACTGGTCGGATTCCTGCCTCGATTTCCATACCAACGCCGCGCCGGTCTCGACACCTAGCGCCGCGCAGGTCCGCCGGCCGCTCTACCGGGACTCGATCGATCGCTGGCGCCTCCACGCCGATGCGCTGGCGCCTGCACGCGACTTCCTGGAACGCCACGGGATCACCGTCGACTAG
- the uca gene encoding urea carboxylase: protein MLKKVLIANRGAIACRIIRTLKAMGVGSVAVFSDADAGSAHVAQADEAVRIGPPPAAESYLNVEAILAAAEATGAEAIHPGYGFLSENTAFAEACAARGIAFIGPTPDNIRAFGLKHTARDLAAAQGVPLAPGTDLLQDEAAAVKAAAGIGYPVILKATAGGGGIGMKVCTDEADIREGFATVARLGAGNFGDGGVFLERYVARARHIEVQVFGDGAGNVVAFGERDCSLQRRNQKVVEETPAPLLPAATRQALIDAAVRLTTAADYRSAGTVEFLYDAERDDFFFLEVNTRLQVEHGITEQVTGVDLVEWMVRGAAGDFAFLDGFEAKPVGASIQVRLYAEDPAQDYRPSSGRLVGVSFPEGPRVDSWIAAGTEVSSWYDPMLAKLIVTAPTRDAAVQAMQDALDATSIAGIETNLDWLRTVVRSPVFTSGEVSTRALADIAYTPRSIRVLAGGASTTVQDYPGRLGLWDVGVPPSGPMDALAFRLGNRLLGNAEDTAGLEITAAGPTLLFNVATRICLTGADFGAVVDGTPVSSYEPIDIAAGQILKIGRVAGGGMRGYIAIAGGLDVPLFLGSRSAFTLGEFGGHAGRAVMTGDTLHLARTELPSAPAATLAFADRPVITREWTLAVLYGPHGAPDFFTPDDIAMLRSTAWKVHYNSNRTGVRLLGPKPHWARKDGGEAGLHPSNIHDNAYAIGAVDFTGDMPIILGPDGPSLGGFVCPFVVAQADLWKVGQLAPGDSVRFAPIDNATAVAAEQAQDQLVATLSAPTAEPAESDNALGSPILRAIEAQGVRPAVTYRQQGDRNLLVEYGPIMLDLELRLRVHALMLEVEKAALLGIIDVTPGIRSLQIHYDSRQLSQASLLDALAAAEERLGGLDDFEIPSRVIYLPLSWKDPAIYQTIDKYMESVRDDAPWCPDNIEFIRRVNGLDSIDDVQRIVFDAEYLVMGLGDVYLGAPVATPIDPRHRLVTTKYNPARTWTPPNVVGIGGAYMCIYGMEGPGGYQLFGRTIQVWNAWRQTDAFRDGKPWLLRFFDRIRFFPVSHEELTEWRRDFPLGRRAIRIEEEVFRLSEYRAFLADNASSIAAFQMQRQAAFAEERADWERNGEFDRVAALTEEADAGAATAEIDVPEGCELVEAPFGGSLWKLLVAVGAEVTEGDTIGIIEAMKMESPVISPVTGTIRRIYVQERQPLSPGGAMLAVEVA, encoded by the coding sequence ATGCTCAAAAAGGTCCTGATCGCCAATCGCGGCGCGATCGCCTGCCGCATCATCCGCACGTTGAAGGCGATGGGCGTCGGTTCGGTCGCGGTGTTCAGCGACGCCGATGCCGGGTCCGCGCACGTTGCTCAGGCCGACGAGGCGGTCCGCATCGGTCCACCGCCAGCGGCAGAGAGCTACCTCAATGTCGAAGCGATCCTCGCCGCGGCCGAGGCGACCGGCGCCGAAGCGATCCATCCCGGTTATGGCTTCCTGTCCGAGAACACCGCCTTCGCCGAGGCATGCGCCGCGCGCGGCATCGCGTTCATCGGTCCGACCCCCGACAACATCCGTGCCTTCGGCCTGAAACACACCGCGCGCGATCTCGCCGCCGCGCAGGGCGTGCCGCTCGCACCCGGCACCGACCTGCTCCAGGACGAAGCCGCCGCGGTCAAGGCGGCAGCGGGGATCGGCTACCCAGTCATCCTCAAGGCGACCGCGGGCGGTGGAGGCATCGGCATGAAGGTCTGCACCGACGAGGCCGATATCCGCGAGGGCTTCGCCACCGTAGCCCGCCTCGGCGCAGGCAATTTCGGCGACGGCGGCGTATTCCTAGAGCGCTATGTCGCGCGGGCACGGCATATCGAGGTCCAGGTTTTCGGCGACGGCGCCGGTAATGTCGTCGCCTTCGGCGAGCGCGATTGCTCGCTCCAGCGGCGCAACCAGAAGGTCGTCGAGGAAACCCCCGCCCCCCTGCTCCCCGCCGCCACGCGTCAGGCGCTGATCGACGCCGCCGTCCGCCTCACCACCGCCGCCGATTACCGGTCCGCGGGAACGGTCGAGTTCCTCTACGACGCCGAACGCGACGACTTCTTCTTCCTCGAGGTCAACACCCGGCTTCAGGTGGAGCACGGCATCACAGAACAGGTCACCGGTGTCGATCTGGTCGAATGGATGGTGCGTGGCGCCGCCGGCGACTTTGCCTTCCTTGACGGTTTCGAGGCGAAGCCCGTCGGCGCGTCGATTCAGGTCCGCCTCTATGCCGAGGATCCCGCGCAGGATTACCGACCCAGCTCGGGCCGGCTGGTCGGTGTCTCGTTCCCCGAAGGTCCGCGCGTCGACAGCTGGATCGCCGCCGGCACCGAGGTTTCGAGCTGGTACGATCCGATGCTCGCCAAGCTGATCGTCACCGCACCCACCCGCGACGCCGCGGTGCAGGCAATGCAGGACGCGCTCGACGCCACGTCAATCGCCGGGATCGAGACCAATCTCGACTGGCTGCGTACCGTCGTGCGCTCGCCGGTGTTCACTAGCGGAGAGGTCTCGACCCGCGCGCTTGCTGACATCGCCTACACACCACGGTCGATCCGCGTGCTGGCGGGCGGCGCGTCCACCACGGTCCAGGATTACCCCGGCCGGCTAGGCCTGTGGGATGTGGGCGTACCGCCCTCTGGGCCGATGGACGCACTCGCGTTTCGCCTTGGCAACCGGCTGCTCGGCAACGCGGAAGACACGGCAGGGCTCGAGATCACCGCCGCCGGGCCGACGCTGCTCTTCAACGTCGCCACCCGGATCTGCCTGACCGGCGCCGATTTCGGTGCAGTCGTCGATGGCACGCCAGTGTCCTCCTACGAGCCGATCGACATTGCGGCCGGCCAGATCCTCAAGATCGGGCGCGTCGCGGGTGGCGGCATGCGCGGCTATATCGCGATCGCCGGTGGACTCGACGTGCCGCTGTTCCTCGGCAGCCGCAGCGCCTTCACGCTAGGCGAGTTCGGCGGCCATGCCGGGCGCGCGGTGATGACCGGCGACACTCTGCATCTTGCCCGAACCGAACTGCCCAGCGCACCCGCCGCAACGCTAGCGTTTGCCGACCGACCGGTGATCACCCGCGAATGGACGCTTGCCGTCCTCTACGGCCCGCACGGCGCCCCCGATTTTTTCACCCCCGACGACATCGCGATGCTGCGCAGCACGGCTTGGAAGGTGCACTACAATTCCAACCGCACCGGCGTCCGCCTGCTCGGGCCCAAGCCGCACTGGGCACGCAAGGACGGCGGCGAGGCCGGGCTTCACCCGTCGAACATCCACGACAATGCCTATGCGATCGGCGCTGTCGACTTCACCGGCGACATGCCGATCATCCTCGGTCCCGACGGTCCCTCGCTCGGTGGCTTCGTCTGTCCGTTCGTCGTGGCTCAGGCGGATCTGTGGAAGGTCGGGCAGCTCGCCCCGGGCGACAGTGTCCGCTTCGCACCGATCGACAATGCGACAGCGGTCGCGGCCGAGCAGGCGCAGGACCAACTCGTCGCTACGCTATCGGCTCCGACGGCTGAACCAGCGGAGTCCGACAACGCGCTCGGCTCGCCGATCCTGCGCGCGATCGAGGCACAAGGCGTACGCCCCGCCGTCACCTATCGTCAGCAGGGCGATCGCAACCTGCTGGTCGAATACGGCCCGATCATGCTCGATCTCGAACTACGGCTCCGCGTTCACGCGTTGATGCTCGAAGTCGAAAAGGCCGCGCTTCTCGGCATCATTGACGTGACCCCGGGCATCCGTTCGCTGCAGATCCACTACGACAGCCGGCAGCTTTCGCAGGCGTCGCTGCTCGATGCGCTCGCCGCGGCCGAGGAGCGGCTCGGTGGCCTCGACGATTTCGAAATCCCGTCGCGCGTGATCTACCTGCCGCTGTCGTGGAAAGACCCGGCGATCTACCAGACGATCGACAAATACATGGAATCGGTGCGCGACGATGCGCCGTGGTGCCCGGACAACATCGAGTTCATCCGCCGCGTGAACGGGCTCGACAGCATCGACGACGTGCAGCGGATCGTGTTCGATGCCGAGTATCTCGTGATGGGCCTCGGCGACGTCTATCTCGGCGCACCGGTGGCCACGCCGATCGACCCGCGCCACCGCCTCGTCACCACCAAATACAACCCCGCGCGCACCTGGACGCCGCCCAACGTGGTCGGCATCGGCGGCGCCTACATGTGCATCTACGGCATGGAAGGTCCCGGCGGATACCAACTGTTCGGCCGCACCATCCAGGTGTGGAACGCCTGGCGCCAGACCGACGCGTTTCGTGACGGCAAGCCGTGGCTGCTGCGCTTCTTCGACCGCATCCGCTTCTTCCCGGTCAGCCACGAGGAACTCACCGAGTGGCGCCGCGACTTCCCGCTCGGCCGGCGCGCCATTCGGATCGAGGAGGAGGTGTTCCGCCTCTCCGAATATCGCGCCTTCCTTGCCGACAACGCCTCGTCAATCGCCGCATTCCAGATGCAGCGTCAGGCGGCCTTCGCCGAGGAACGTGCCGACTGGGAACGCAACGGCGAGTTCGACCGCGTCGCTGCGCTGACCGAGGAAGCGGACGCTGGCGCAGCGACTGCCGAGATCGACGTACCCGAAGGCTGCGAACTGGTGGAGGCACCGTTCGGCGGCAGCCTGTGGAAGCTACTGGTCGCCGTAGGGGCGGAAGTGACGGAAGGCGACACGATCGGCATCATCGAGGCGATGAAGATGGAATCCCCCGTGATCAGCCCCGTCACGGGTACGATACGCCGCATCTACGTCCAGGAGCGACAACCGCTATCGCCCGGCGGGGCGATGCTCGCGGTGGAAGTCGCGTGA
- a CDS encoding DNA-binding response regulator: MRVEPAEAARPVILVVDDTPEALRFLTTTIESAGMTVLIAIDGLAALALLKNITPDLILMDAVMPNLDGFETTLRIKAIPAFQHLPIIFMTGLTETEHVVRGLNAGGIDFVSKPIVIEELLARIRVHLATARVAHGSQLALDMSGRPALAVDGAGEPQWLTPAASAMLERLFPGWSCASGGLPMPFLAALRVLQASPPMPGARVTVAAGDRTLEAGLLRNTAADQWVFRLTERHEGEEQAMLAAQHGLTSREAEVLLWISRGKQNREVSEILEISPRTVNKHLEQIFEKMGVENRASATAIAVTTLTR, encoded by the coding sequence ATGCGCGTTGAACCCGCAGAGGCGGCACGGCCGGTCATCCTCGTCGTCGACGACACGCCCGAGGCGTTGCGGTTCCTGACCACGACGATCGAGAGCGCCGGGATGACCGTCCTGATCGCGATCGACGGTCTCGCCGCGCTCGCGCTGTTGAAGAATATCACACCCGACCTGATCCTGATGGACGCGGTGATGCCCAATCTCGATGGGTTCGAGACGACGCTGCGCATCAAGGCCATTCCGGCGTTTCAGCATCTGCCGATCATTTTCATGACCGGGTTGACCGAGACGGAGCATGTCGTCCGCGGGCTCAACGCTGGCGGCATCGACTTCGTCAGCAAGCCGATCGTGATCGAGGAGCTGCTGGCGCGCATCCGGGTGCACTTGGCAACGGCGCGCGTCGCGCATGGCAGCCAGCTGGCACTCGACATGAGCGGCCGGCCGGCGCTGGCAGTCGATGGCGCGGGCGAGCCGCAATGGCTCACCCCGGCAGCGAGCGCGATGCTAGAACGACTGTTTCCCGGCTGGTCCTGCGCATCCGGTGGGCTGCCCATGCCTTTCCTGGCGGCGCTGCGCGTGTTGCAGGCTAGCCCTCCGATGCCGGGAGCGCGCGTCACCGTGGCAGCCGGCGATCGCACGCTGGAAGCCGGCCTGCTGCGCAACACCGCCGCGGACCAGTGGGTGTTCCGCCTGACCGAACGCCACGAAGGGGAGGAGCAGGCCATGCTCGCCGCCCAGCACGGGCTCACCTCGCGCGAGGCCGAAGTCCTGCTCTGGATCAGCCGCGGCAAGCAGAACCGCGAGGTCAGCGAAATCTTGGAGATCAGTCCGCGCACCGTGAACAAGCATCTCGAGCAGATCTTCGAGAAGATGGGCGTAGAAAACCGTGCGTCGGCGACCGCGATCGCCGTCACCACGCTGACGCGCTAA
- a CDS encoding ATP-binding protein, translated as MTAANASHAATLAELERAKLSAEAANEAKTRYLVAVSHEIRSPLNVIYGYAQLLERDDTLSGAEVGTIIRRSAEHVTNLVEGLLEISRIESGVLTIRSDLIDIRGLFDHIVDMFRMQAAAKGLALTLDVDDRLPAQVKADEKRLRQILINLVSNAIKYTQSGSVAVTVRYRSQVADIEVRDTGIGIAVTDLDRVFEPFERGNSAEAQSQPGIGLGLAITRVLASVLGGDIAVESTPGVGSSFRFRIMLPAPMVASRAPVQGARITGYAGPPRTVLVIDDDPAQRAILQSLLAALGFAVHTAANGTDGLLLAERTPADIVLLDIQMPGMSGWDVAARLRATHGTALRIVMVSADVHELNIGGEDRSNHDAFVTKPVELDALISLIGTQLDLRWDEAAAPDIPETPAALAPLPAAALPFLDRLRDLARIGHLRGLENALDMFEQTIPTAAPFVAVLRRQLIDLDLASFQKTLDDAR; from the coding sequence ATGACCGCGGCGAACGCATCCCATGCGGCGACTCTGGCCGAGCTTGAGCGCGCCAAGCTCTCGGCCGAGGCCGCCAACGAGGCGAAGACCCGCTACCTCGTCGCGGTCAGCCATGAGATCCGTTCGCCCCTCAACGTCATCTACGGCTATGCGCAGCTGCTGGAACGCGACGACACGCTGTCGGGCGCAGAAGTCGGGACGATCATCCGTCGCTCCGCCGAGCATGTCACCAACCTCGTCGAAGGGCTGCTCGAAATCTCGCGGATCGAGAGCGGCGTCCTGACGATCCGCTCGGACCTGATCGACATCCGCGGGCTGTTCGACCACATCGTCGACATGTTTCGGATGCAAGCGGCCGCCAAGGGCCTGGCGCTGACGCTCGACGTCGACGATCGGCTGCCAGCGCAAGTGAAGGCGGACGAGAAGCGCCTGCGCCAGATTCTCATCAACCTCGTCTCCAACGCGATCAAGTACACGCAATCGGGTAGCGTCGCCGTCACGGTCCGCTATCGCAGCCAAGTCGCCGATATCGAGGTTCGCGATACCGGCATCGGGATTGCCGTGACCGATCTCGACCGGGTGTTCGAACCGTTCGAGCGCGGCAACTCGGCGGAAGCGCAAAGTCAGCCGGGCATCGGGCTGGGGCTCGCCATCACACGCGTGCTGGCCAGCGTGCTCGGCGGCGACATCGCGGTGGAAAGCACGCCGGGCGTCGGAAGCAGTTTCCGCTTCCGCATCATGCTGCCCGCCCCGATGGTCGCATCGCGCGCGCCCGTGCAGGGGGCGAGGATCACCGGCTATGCGGGACCGCCGAGGACCGTCTTGGTGATAGACGACGATCCCGCGCAGCGTGCCATCCTCCAGTCGCTGCTCGCCGCGCTGGGTTTCGCGGTGCATACCGCAGCGAATGGAACGGACGGGCTTCTGCTTGCCGAGCGCACGCCTGCCGATATCGTCTTGCTCGACATCCAGATGCCCGGGATGAGCGGGTGGGATGTCGCTGCTCGGCTGCGCGCCACGCACGGCACAGCGCTGCGGATCGTGATGGTGTCCGCCGACGTCCATGAACTCAATATCGGTGGGGAGGACCGCAGCAACCACGATGCGTTCGTGACGAAGCCGGTCGAACTCGACGCGCTGATCTCGCTTATCGGCACGCAGCTCGATCTGCGCTGGGACGAAGCTGCGGCACCCGACATACCCGAGACCCCTGCAGCATTGGCCCCCCTGCCCGCAGCGGCCCTGCCCTTCCTCGATCGCCTGCGCGACCTCGCGAGGATCGGTCACCTCCGCGGGTTGGAAAACGCGCTCGATATGTTCGAGCAGACGATACCGACCGCCGCCCCCTTTGTTGCCGTGCTCAGGCGCCAGCTGATCGACCTCGATCTCGCCTCGTTCCAGAAGACGCTCGACGATGCGCGTTGA